A window of Thermus antranikianii DSM 12462 contains these coding sequences:
- a CDS encoding divergent PAP2 family protein, with amino-acid sequence MELLANQVFWTAILANFLAQTLKLFLYYLLEGRFQWERFLETGGMPSSHSATVSALAMGVGFQEGFGSTLFAVAAIFALIVMYDATGIRRAAGLHAQLLNQLVQELQQVLQKGPAPEPLKELLGHTYLEVLVGALLGALVAFLSFHLFPAA; translated from the coding sequence ATGGAGCTCCTCGCTAACCAGGTCTTTTGGACAGCCATCCTGGCCAACTTCCTGGCCCAGACCCTGAAGCTTTTCCTCTACTACCTGCTGGAGGGCCGGTTCCAGTGGGAGCGCTTTCTGGAAACCGGGGGGATGCCCAGCTCCCACTCCGCCACCGTCAGCGCCTTGGCCATGGGCGTGGGCTTCCAGGAGGGTTTTGGCAGCACCCTGTTCGCTGTGGCCGCCATTTTCGCCCTCATCGTCATGTACGACGCCACGGGAATCCGCCGGGCAGCTGGCCTGCACGCCCAGCTCCTAAACCAGTTGGTTCAGGAACTGCAACAGGTGCTCCAGAAAGGCCCTGCCCCGGAGCCCCTTAAGGAACTTTTGGGCCACACCTACCTCGAGGTCCTGGTGGGAGCGTTGCTCGGCGCTTTGGTGGCCTTCCTCAGCTTTCACCTTTTCCCGGCGGCGTAA
- a CDS encoding (Fe-S)-binding protein, giving the protein MLTLPEKILFILFLLVSLYYAYTGFRRVYLAIRRGRPEERFDRLPERIGRALWLTLTQQTVFKRRPLVSLLHAFVFYGFIYYLLVNLVDLLEGYFPLHTQGGLWNAYNLVADLLTAAILVGILGLMLRRYLLAPQDFTWNPKVPLHERVRQGIPRDSAIVGAFITFHVGSRLLSKAAGLAQGEPDPFQPVASFLATLLAGLSPSSLVVLEHFFWWGALGSILLFLPYFPRSKHIHLMMGPINLAFRQEKPGALLPLDFEKEEEKFGAEKLEDLSWKRLLDAYACIMCNRCQEACPAYATGKALSPAAIVISERYELNEILPGFASGQESPRPLMDFALNEEALWACTTCMACVEVCPVGNEPMLHILDVRRAKVLMEGEFPQELSNAFRGMERSGNPWGIGQDKRLDWAEGLSVPTVEEKPHPEVLYWVGCAASYDPRAQKIARSMVEILNASGVDWAVLGRKEKCTGDSARRAGNEYLFFQLATENVETLNRVAPKTIVTTCPHCFHTLGNEYKAFGGEYRVVHHSEFIAEQLRSGRLKVSEETRRVVFHDPCYLGRHNGVYEAPREVLKRVGLVLTEPPRNRERSFCCGAGGAQFWKEEEPGAMRVSENRYRELKGTGAEVIATGCPFCMAMMNVEVAQDEKPPEVLDIAELVAQGLKA; this is encoded by the coding sequence ATGTTGACGTTACCGGAGAAAATCCTCTTTATCCTGTTCCTTTTGGTAAGCCTTTACTACGCCTACACGGGCTTTCGCCGCGTGTATCTGGCCATCCGAAGGGGACGGCCGGAGGAGCGCTTTGACCGCCTGCCCGAGCGCATTGGCCGGGCCCTTTGGCTTACCCTTACGCAGCAGACCGTTTTCAAGAGGCGCCCTCTGGTTTCCCTCCTCCACGCCTTCGTCTTCTACGGCTTCATCTACTACCTCCTGGTCAACCTGGTGGACCTTCTGGAGGGATACTTCCCCCTGCACACCCAAGGGGGGCTTTGGAACGCTTATAACCTCGTGGCCGATCTCCTCACCGCCGCCATCCTGGTGGGCATCCTGGGGCTCATGCTCCGCCGCTACCTTCTCGCTCCCCAGGATTTCACCTGGAATCCCAAGGTACCTCTCCACGAACGGGTACGCCAGGGGATCCCCCGGGATTCGGCCATCGTGGGGGCCTTTATCACCTTCCACGTGGGAAGCCGCCTGCTTTCCAAGGCAGCGGGCCTGGCCCAAGGGGAGCCCGACCCCTTCCAGCCGGTGGCCAGCTTTCTGGCCACCCTGCTTGCGGGCCTTTCGCCCTCCAGCCTGGTGGTGTTGGAACATTTCTTCTGGTGGGGTGCTTTGGGCTCCATCCTCCTCTTCCTTCCCTACTTCCCCCGCTCCAAGCACATCCACCTGATGATGGGCCCCATCAACCTGGCCTTCCGCCAGGAGAAGCCTGGGGCCCTCTTGCCCCTGGACTTCGAGAAGGAGGAGGAAAAGTTCGGGGCGGAGAAGCTGGAAGACCTTTCCTGGAAGCGGCTTCTGGACGCCTATGCCTGCATCATGTGCAACCGCTGCCAGGAGGCCTGCCCTGCTTACGCCACGGGAAAGGCCCTCTCCCCGGCGGCCATCGTCATCTCCGAGCGGTACGAACTGAATGAGATCCTCCCGGGCTTTGCCAGCGGGCAGGAAAGCCCGAGGCCCCTCATGGACTTTGCCCTGAACGAGGAGGCCCTTTGGGCCTGCACCACCTGCATGGCCTGCGTGGAGGTCTGCCCGGTGGGCAACGAGCCCATGCTTCACATCCTGGATGTGCGCCGGGCCAAGGTGCTCATGGAGGGGGAGTTCCCCCAGGAGCTCAGCAACGCCTTCCGGGGCATGGAGCGCTCGGGCAACCCCTGGGGCATCGGCCAGGATAAGCGCCTGGACTGGGCCGAGGGGCTTAGCGTGCCCACCGTGGAGGAAAAGCCTCACCCCGAGGTCCTCTACTGGGTGGGGTGTGCGGCCAGCTACGACCCCAGGGCCCAGAAGATCGCAAGGAGCATGGTGGAGATCCTGAACGCCAGCGGGGTGGACTGGGCGGTCCTGGGCCGAAAGGAAAAGTGCACGGGGGATTCCGCCAGGCGGGCGGGCAACGAGTACCTGTTCTTCCAGCTGGCCACGGAGAACGTGGAAACCCTAAACCGGGTGGCTCCCAAGACCATCGTCACCACCTGCCCCCACTGCTTCCATACCCTGGGCAACGAGTACAAGGCCTTTGGCGGGGAGTACCGGGTGGTCCACCACTCGGAGTTCATCGCCGAGCAATTGCGCTCGGGCCGGCTTAAGGTTTCCGAGGAAACCCGGCGGGTGGTCTTCCATGACCCCTGCTATCTGGGCCGGCACAACGGGGTGTACGAAGCACCCCGGGAGGTGCTCAAAAGGGTAGGCCTTGTGCTCACCGAACCCCCTAGGAACCGGGAGCGGAGCTTCTGTTGCGGGGCTGGTGGAGCCCAGTTCTGGAAGGAGGAGGAACCCGGGGCCATGCGGGTTTCGGAAAACCGCTACCGGGAGCTTAAGGGCACGGGGGCGGAGGTCATCGCCACCGGCTGCCCCTTCTGCATGGCCATGATGAACGTGGAGGTGGCCCAGGACGAGAAGCCCCCGGAGGTTTTGGACATCGCCGAGCTGGTAGCCCAGGGCCTTAAGGCTTAG
- a CDS encoding SAM-dependent methyltransferase — MPRDWDAFYRQAALERAPAQVVRAYGPFAPKGPVLDLAGGLGRNALYFLDRGHPVVLVEKSREALRKLKGIHGLTLVELDLEAPKALAHLPKGPFAAILMSYYVNRPLLKALPPLLAPGGLLLVEGFSRREAVRRNRPESPFYWEPYELLTPPPGLALRAFGEGWMEGYRVFAVYQNPKP, encoded by the coding sequence ATGCCTAGGGACTGGGATGCGTTTTACCGCCAAGCCGCCCTGGAACGGGCTCCCGCCCAGGTGGTGCGGGCCTACGGTCCCTTTGCCCCCAAGGGCCCGGTCCTGGACCTGGCGGGGGGCCTGGGCAGGAACGCCCTTTACTTCCTGGACAGGGGGCATCCCGTGGTCCTGGTGGAAAAAAGCCGCGAGGCCCTAAGAAAGCTTAAAGGTATCCACGGCTTGACCCTGGTGGAGCTGGACCTCGAGGCCCCCAAGGCTCTTGCGCACCTTCCCAAAGGCCCCTTCGCCGCCATCCTCATGAGCTATTACGTAAACCGCCCTCTTCTTAAGGCCCTTCCTCCCCTCTTGGCCCCAGGGGGGCTTCTCCTGGTGGAAGGCTTCAGCCGCCGGGAAGCCGTGCGGCGCAACAGGCCGGAAAGCCCTTTCTACTGGGAGCCCTACGAACTCCTCACCCCTCCCCCAGGCCTCGCGCTGCGGGCCTTTGGGGAGGGGTGGATGGAGGGCTACCGAGTCTTCGCCGTCTATCAAAATCCTAAGCCTTAA
- a CDS encoding TerC family protein — MNPETVLVLLSVAALEALLSGDNALVLAVMVKPLPTHLRRKALFYGVLGAYLLRGLALLFAVYVIRLWWVQVLGGLYLLFLMLQHFRDHPEAKPLPEAAAREFWRVVLLINLVDLAFAVDSILAVVAFSKDLLLVFLGVALGILFIRLAAGYVVAVMERYPSLEKVAYALVGWAGVKLLSEGSATLAELLHRPELAWHLPKPVFWGVTLLILLGGSLLALRKHA, encoded by the coding sequence ATGAATCCGGAAACCGTTCTGGTGCTCCTTTCCGTGGCGGCCCTCGAGGCCCTCCTCTCCGGGGACAACGCCTTGGTCCTGGCGGTGATGGTCAAACCCCTCCCCACCCACCTCCGCCGCAAGGCCCTCTTCTACGGGGTCCTGGGGGCCTACTTGCTAAGGGGCCTGGCCCTTCTCTTCGCCGTGTACGTGATCCGACTATGGTGGGTCCAAGTGCTGGGAGGGCTTTACCTCCTCTTCCTCATGCTCCAACACTTCCGCGACCATCCGGAGGCCAAGCCCTTACCCGAGGCCGCCGCCCGGGAGTTCTGGCGAGTGGTCCTCCTCATCAACCTGGTGGACCTGGCCTTCGCCGTGGACTCCATCCTGGCGGTGGTGGCCTTTTCCAAGGACCTCCTCCTGGTCTTCCTGGGCGTGGCCCTGGGCATCCTCTTCATCCGCCTGGCCGCAGGCTACGTGGTGGCGGTGATGGAACGCTATCCCAGCCTGGAGAAGGTGGCCTACGCTCTAGTGGGCTGGGCCGGGGTCAAGCTCCTTTCGGAAGGGAGCGCCACCCTGGCGGAACTCCTACACCGCCCGGAGCTGGCCTGGCACCTGCCGAAACCTGTCTTCTGGGGTGTAACCCTCCTCATCCTCTTGGGGGGAAGCCTTCTGGCTTTGCGCAAGCATGCCTAG
- a CDS encoding alpha/beta hydrolase: MVRVSKRTVTFFPPAQARALIGDFTDWERNPIPLQGPVTLEFPEGAYVEYAFLDERGRPFPDPENPERADNPWWTYPRAVRLPGHRFEAPPEPREEPKVERHRLGERRFYVAEAGKDPKATLVAQDGVAFYRTAGLHKVAQALVEAGEIPPVRLVFVEPIDRNREYRFSEAYEEEFHRVLGEVERSKGPLGEILLVGASLGGLFSLWQALRHPGRFPKVLALSPALKAHPGGTDAYRDREWLLEQYAEAKVLPRIYLEVGLLEWLLAPARRFAALLAERKVPHAYRERASGHNWVTWKQALAPGLRYLLGEA; encoded by the coding sequence GTGGTACGGGTTTCCAAGCGCACCGTCACCTTTTTTCCCCCGGCCCAGGCCAGGGCCCTGATAGGGGACTTCACCGACTGGGAAAGGAATCCCATCCCCCTCCAAGGCCCCGTCACCCTGGAGTTTCCGGAAGGGGCTTACGTGGAATACGCCTTCCTGGACGAGCGGGGTAGGCCCTTCCCCGACCCCGAAAACCCTGAGCGAGCGGACAATCCCTGGTGGACCTATCCTCGGGCTGTTCGGCTTCCCGGGCACCGCTTTGAAGCACCTCCCGAGCCCAGGGAGGAACCCAAAGTGGAGCGGCACCGCCTCGGGGAAAGGCGCTTCTACGTGGCCGAAGCCGGGAAGGATCCTAAGGCCACCCTGGTGGCCCAGGATGGAGTGGCCTTCTACCGCACCGCAGGCCTCCACAAGGTGGCCCAGGCCCTGGTGGAGGCAGGCGAAATCCCCCCGGTGCGCCTGGTTTTCGTGGAGCCCATAGACCGGAACCGGGAGTACCGGTTTTCCGAGGCCTACGAGGAGGAGTTCCACCGGGTGCTAGGGGAAGTGGAACGCAGCAAGGGCCCCTTGGGGGAGATCCTCCTGGTGGGGGCTTCCTTGGGAGGCCTTTTCTCCTTGTGGCAGGCTCTGCGCCACCCGGGCCGCTTCCCAAAGGTCCTCGCCCTCTCCCCGGCCCTGAAGGCCCACCCAGGGGGTACCGACGCCTACCGGGACCGGGAGTGGCTTTTGGAACAATACGCTGAGGCTAAGGTTCTGCCTCGCATCTATCTAGAGGTGGGTCTTTTGGAATGGCTCCTGGCCCCGGCCCGCCGCTTTGCCGCCCTCCTCGCTGAGCGCAAGGTCCCCCACGCCTACCGGGAAAGGGCCTCGGGGCACAACTGGGTAACGTGGAAGCAAGCCCTGGCCCCAGGGCTTCGCTACCTGCTGGGGGAGGCATGA
- a CDS encoding DUF1517 domain-containing protein, translated as MRRLVWFLLLAISLVLAQKSGGGAGGRPYSPTPPPMSPGPAPVFPTPPPFYPPYPGPVVVYPGGGGSLGIVPVLVVLGLVLVTVYMVRGLRQAGEGPTASGARLRLALLARPQMQKALRRLAEEADTTSAKGLADLVDEAALLLLREEPAWRFGDYQVAVGSEEEVLARFDAWMLEERSKYQETFRHFEGKKHALEAYPAQVEPGGRYLVVSLLLADRRLLPPQSPLTRSRARQALMDLAGSSSFTLLAAYLSWTPEREGEALTEEELLLLYPELEKL; from the coding sequence ATGCGCCGCCTCGTCTGGTTCCTTCTTTTGGCAATCTCCTTGGTCCTAGCCCAGAAAAGCGGGGGCGGCGCAGGCGGACGTCCCTACAGCCCCACCCCACCTCCCATGAGCCCAGGACCAGCCCCGGTCTTCCCCACCCCTCCGCCTTTCTACCCCCCCTATCCCGGCCCGGTGGTGGTCTACCCCGGGGGAGGGGGAAGCCTAGGCATTGTACCCGTCCTGGTGGTCTTGGGCTTGGTCTTGGTGACCGTCTACATGGTGCGGGGGCTCCGCCAAGCGGGGGAAGGGCCCACCGCCAGTGGGGCCAGGTTGCGCCTGGCCCTCCTGGCCCGCCCCCAGATGCAAAAGGCGCTAAGGCGCCTGGCCGAGGAAGCGGACACCACCTCGGCCAAGGGCCTGGCGGACCTGGTGGACGAGGCGGCCCTCTTGCTCCTCAGGGAGGAGCCCGCCTGGCGCTTTGGGGATTACCAGGTGGCCGTGGGTTCCGAGGAGGAGGTCCTGGCCCGGTTCGACGCCTGGATGCTGGAGGAGCGGAGCAAGTACCAGGAAACCTTCCGCCACTTTGAGGGCAAGAAGCACGCGCTGGAGGCATACCCGGCTCAGGTGGAGCCCGGCGGGCGCTACCTGGTGGTAAGCCTCCTCCTCGCCGACCGCAGGCTTCTTCCCCCCCAATCCCCTTTAACCCGGTCCCGGGCCAGGCAAGCCCTCATGGACCTGGCGGGATCCAGTTCCTTCACCCTCCTGGCGGCGTACCTTTCCTGGACCCCAGAAAGGGAAGGCGAGGCCCTGACGGAGGAAGAGCTCCTTCTCCTCTACCCGGAGCTGGAGAAGCTTTAG
- the lon gene encoding endopeptidase La, protein MLPETLPVCPVRGSVIYPTMVMPIDAGRPVSIRAIDEALTRERVLLIVSQRDKEVENPKPSDLYEVGTACNILKMRKNPDGSVQVLVQAFARVRVKEWLDLGDHLEAKGEVLSDEPADSTLIKALVREVKDKFQALLKEGKYLVPEVAQFVLNLEDPSQLADYIAFHMDFRLEDKQRVLETSNVAERLKRVLVLLEAELELIETQRRIQQQVKEEIDRNQREYFLREQMKAIQRELHGEEGAEEVEEFRRKVEELNLPPVVRQEAERELNRFARMHPDSAEASVIRTYLDWIVNLPWNTRTEDNLDLNRAKEILERDHYGLEKVKDRVLEYLAVRKLKAERAKRGEIPPDEVNKGPILLFVGPPGVGKTSIAKSIAEALGRKYVRISLGGVRDESDIRGHRRTYIGAMPGRIIQGLRQAGTKNPVFLLDEVDKLGISYQGDPAAALLEVLDPAQNKEFVDHYLGVPFDLSEVMFICTANFPQNIPAPLWDRMEAIEFTSYIEQEKLEIAKRYLLPRQMRETGLLEGQAVITEAALMRLITHYTREAGVRQLEREIGSLLRKAARQILEEGKKRVRITERDLEKYLGPPRYLPETEAREPQVGVATGMYYTPVGGDIMFVEVSVMPGKGNLILTGQLGDVMKESARAALSYAKRNAERFGIPLKRFEESDIHIHVPAGAIPKEGPSAGVAIVSALVSALTEVPVRHDIAMTGEITLTGRVLPIGGVKEKVLGARRAGIREVILPKQNEADLSDIPKPLRQNMTFHFVEHLDQVLDLALVGGLKALEHRAREAKAKGARARSKKEVVAHA, encoded by the coding sequence ATGCTGCCGGAAACCTTGCCCGTCTGCCCGGTGAGGGGGTCGGTCATCTACCCTACCATGGTCATGCCCATCGATGCAGGGAGGCCCGTTTCCATCCGGGCCATCGACGAGGCCTTGACCCGGGAGCGGGTGCTTCTCATCGTGAGCCAGAGGGACAAGGAGGTGGAAAACCCCAAGCCCTCGGACCTCTACGAGGTGGGCACCGCCTGCAACATCCTTAAGATGCGTAAGAACCCGGACGGTTCCGTTCAGGTGCTGGTGCAGGCCTTTGCCCGGGTGCGGGTCAAGGAGTGGTTGGACCTGGGGGACCACCTCGAGGCTAAGGGGGAGGTCCTCTCCGATGAGCCCGCTGACTCCACCTTGATCAAGGCCCTGGTGCGGGAGGTGAAGGACAAGTTCCAGGCCCTTCTCAAGGAGGGTAAGTACCTGGTCCCCGAGGTGGCCCAGTTCGTCCTGAACCTGGAGGACCCGAGCCAGCTGGCCGATTACATCGCCTTTCACATGGACTTCCGCCTGGAGGACAAGCAGAGGGTTTTGGAGACCTCCAATGTGGCGGAGAGGCTAAAGCGGGTCTTGGTCCTCCTCGAGGCGGAGCTGGAGCTCATCGAAACGCAAAGGCGCATCCAGCAGCAGGTCAAGGAGGAGATCGACCGTAACCAGCGGGAGTACTTCCTGCGGGAGCAGATGAAGGCCATCCAGCGGGAGCTCCACGGGGAGGAGGGTGCCGAGGAGGTGGAGGAGTTCCGCAGGAAGGTGGAGGAACTCAACCTGCCCCCTGTGGTGCGGCAGGAAGCGGAGCGGGAACTGAACCGCTTCGCCCGCATGCACCCCGATTCCGCCGAGGCCAGCGTCATTCGCACCTACCTGGACTGGATCGTGAACCTGCCCTGGAACACCCGCACCGAGGACAACCTGGATCTAAACCGGGCCAAGGAGATCCTGGAAAGGGACCACTACGGTCTGGAGAAGGTGAAGGACCGGGTCCTGGAGTACCTGGCGGTGCGGAAGCTAAAAGCGGAGCGGGCCAAGCGGGGGGAAATCCCACCGGACGAGGTGAACAAGGGGCCCATCCTCCTCTTCGTGGGGCCTCCTGGGGTGGGGAAGACCTCGATTGCCAAGAGCATCGCCGAGGCCTTGGGCCGCAAGTACGTGCGCATCTCCTTGGGCGGCGTGCGGGATGAGTCCGACATCCGGGGGCACCGGCGCACCTACATCGGGGCCATGCCCGGGCGTATCATCCAGGGCCTGCGCCAGGCGGGCACCAAGAACCCCGTCTTCCTCCTGGACGAGGTGGACAAGCTGGGCATCTCCTACCAGGGGGACCCTGCGGCGGCCCTTTTGGAGGTGCTGGACCCCGCCCAGAACAAGGAGTTCGTGGACCACTACCTGGGGGTGCCCTTTGACCTTTCCGAGGTGATGTTCATCTGCACCGCCAACTTTCCCCAGAACATCCCCGCCCCCCTTTGGGACCGGATGGAGGCCATCGAGTTCACCAGCTACATCGAACAGGAAAAGCTGGAGATCGCCAAGCGCTACCTCCTGCCCCGGCAGATGCGGGAGACCGGCCTCCTCGAGGGCCAGGCGGTGATCACGGAGGCAGCCCTAATGCGCCTCATCACCCACTACACCCGGGAGGCTGGGGTGCGCCAGCTGGAACGGGAGATCGGGTCCCTTTTGCGCAAGGCGGCCCGGCAGATCCTGGAAGAGGGCAAGAAGCGGGTACGCATCACAGAGAGGGACCTGGAAAAATACCTGGGCCCGCCCCGCTACTTGCCGGAAACCGAGGCCCGCGAGCCCCAGGTGGGTGTGGCCACGGGCATGTACTACACCCCGGTGGGCGGGGACATCATGTTCGTGGAGGTTTCCGTGATGCCCGGTAAGGGGAACCTGATCCTCACCGGGCAGCTTGGGGATGTGATGAAGGAGTCTGCTCGGGCGGCGCTTTCCTACGCCAAGCGGAACGCCGAGCGCTTCGGCATCCCCTTGAAGCGCTTTGAGGAGTCCGACATCCACATCCACGTGCCGGCGGGGGCCATTCCCAAGGAAGGGCCTTCGGCCGGGGTGGCCATCGTGAGCGCCTTGGTCAGCGCCCTCACGGAGGTGCCCGTCCGCCACGACATCGCCATGACCGGGGAGATCACCCTCACGGGCAGGGTGCTTCCCATCGGTGGGGTCAAGGAGAAGGTGCTGGGGGCCAGGCGGGCAGGGATAAGGGAGGTGATCCTTCCCAAGCAGAACGAAGCCGACCTCAGCGACATTCCCAAGCCCCTGCGCCAGAACATGACCTTCCACTTCGTGGAGCACTTGGACCAGGTCCTGGATCTGGCCCTGGTGGGTGGGCTCAAGGCCTTGGAGCATAGGGCCCGGGAGGCCAAGGCCAAGGGGGCAAGGGCGCGGTCCAAAAAGGAAGTCGTGGCCCATGCCTAG
- the bshA gene encoding N-acetyl-alpha-D-glucosaminyl L-malate synthase BshA, protein MRTLKLGLVAYPGLGGSGIVATELAHRLAQMGHRVYLFATERPFRLPKESPVVYIPVDLPFYPVFPGPLYTLSLAGVLEREAKGLGLDLVHTHYAIPHAAAAYLALGEELPLVHTLHGTDVSVLGMDPAFHGPTRKALQRAKATTAVSRALAQEAQKAFGVSPVVIHNAVDPDRFYPRPERKKLYAEEGEWLLVHASNFRPIKRVPDIVRVFAKVRRKVQARLLLLGKGPEEGEAKRVAEELGVERWVTFHPPTPHPEGILGAADLFLLASEEESFGQAALEALASGVPVVATAVGGVPELVQPEVGRLVELGDLEGFAQAVLDLLAHPKLSSMRKAAREYAIARFHPERITQAYLEVYQKALEDSP, encoded by the coding sequence GTGAGGACACTCAAGCTGGGCCTAGTGGCCTACCCCGGCCTCGGGGGTAGCGGCATCGTGGCTACAGAGTTGGCCCACCGCCTGGCCCAGATGGGCCACCGGGTTTACCTTTTCGCCACGGAAAGGCCCTTCCGCCTGCCCAAGGAAAGCCCTGTGGTCTACATCCCCGTGGACCTGCCCTTTTACCCCGTCTTCCCTGGCCCCCTTTACACCCTCTCCCTGGCCGGGGTGTTGGAGCGGGAAGCCAAGGGGCTGGGGCTGGATCTGGTCCACACCCACTACGCCATCCCCCACGCCGCCGCCGCCTACCTGGCTTTGGGGGAGGAGCTTCCCCTAGTGCACACCCTCCACGGCACGGACGTATCGGTGCTGGGGATGGACCCGGCCTTCCACGGACCCACCCGGAAGGCCCTCCAAAGGGCCAAGGCCACCACCGCGGTGAGCCGGGCCCTAGCCCAGGAGGCCCAGAAGGCCTTCGGGGTTAGCCCCGTGGTCATCCATAACGCCGTGGACCCGGACCGCTTCTACCCCAGGCCGGAGCGCAAGAAGCTCTACGCGGAAGAAGGGGAGTGGCTTTTGGTGCACGCCTCCAACTTCCGCCCCATCAAAAGGGTGCCGGACATCGTGCGGGTCTTCGCCAAGGTGCGGAGGAAGGTGCAGGCCAGACTCCTTCTTCTGGGGAAGGGACCGGAGGAAGGGGAAGCGAAGCGGGTAGCGGAGGAGCTCGGGGTGGAGCGCTGGGTCACCTTCCATCCCCCCACTCCCCATCCCGAGGGGATTCTGGGAGCTGCTGACCTCTTTCTGCTGGCCTCGGAGGAGGAGTCCTTTGGGCAAGCGGCCCTCGAGGCCCTGGCCAGCGGGGTTCCCGTGGTGGCCACCGCCGTGGGAGGGGTTCCCGAGCTGGTACAGCCCGAGGTGGGCCGGCTGGTGGAGCTTGGGGACCTGGAAGGCTTCGCCCAGGCGGTGCTGGACCTCCTCGCCCACCCCAAGCTCTCCAGCATGCGCAAGGCCGCCCGGGAGTACGCCATCGCCCGCTTTCACCCAGAGAGGATCACCCAGGCCTACCTGGAGGTGTACCAAAAGGCCCTGGAGGATTCCCCCTGA